The window ggctagactgtaaactctccttccagactcatatcaaacatctccaatctaaaatcaaatctagagtcggctttctattccgcaacaaagcctccttcactcacgccaccaaacttaccctagtaaaactgactatcctaccgatcctcgacttcggcgatgtcatctacaaaatagcttccaacactctactcagcaaactggatgcagtttatcacagtgtcatccgttttcttactaaagcaccttataccacccaccactgcgacctgtatgctctagtcggctggccctcgctacatattcgtcgccagacccactggctccaggtcatctacaagtccatgctaggtaaagctccgccttatctcagttcactggtcacgatggcaacacccacccgtagcacttgctccagcaggtgtatctcactgatcatctcaCTGATcattggagacttttatctccctcaccaacttcaaacatctgctatctgagcagctaaccgatcgctgcagctgtacatagtctatcggtaaatagcccaaccaattttacctacctcatccccatactgtttatatttacttttctgctcttttgcacaccaatatctctacctgtacatgaccatctgatcatttatcactccagtgttaatctgcaaaattgtaattatacgcctacctcctcatgccttttgcacacaatgtatatagactctcttttttttcctactgtgttattgacttgttaattgtttactccatgtgtaactctgtgttgtctgttcacactgctatgctttatcttggccaggtcgcagttgcaaatgagaacttgttctcaactagcctacctggttaaatatatatattttttttaaacttggaCACTGGGTCTCCATATTTCCCACTTTCCCACACCGAATAGCCTGAAGTCATAGGGCTCATCTCGCAGGCTCTATTTCCCTACGTGGAAGTATTGCGAAACGTAGGTTGGGATTTTTGACCTGGTTACATGTACGttgaacaacacagcagctttttccttttctgtatACCATCAAATCTATGATGAAGTTGTCTCTTTTACACTGGGGGTCAATGGGAACGAATGTTTGTTTTCCCCAATTTGTGGGTGTGGTCAAGGGGAATTCCTTATTATTAGGTGAATATCGACTCGACTATGTCACCAAACTTCTTTCCACCCCACTCCATCTCCAGATCACACTTGCCGTGTGCTTTGTTCTGATGTTTGGAAACTCCATGCTGCTGACATCATTCTATGCATCCTCGCTGGTCTCCATTTGGGTGAGCTGGACTAACACTCTCCTCGTGCTTTCAATGTGTAGAGGATGTATTTTATGTTAAGCATGGTGTGATGTTGAAAACGGTATGGTGTTGAAATCAGTTCCTTCCTGGTTGCAGGGAATAATTGCCCTGCGGGACAAATTTGCAGAAGCCTTCAAACCTGGCCTCATCACATGGGTAAGAGGACATAagtgtgtggacatgtttaactatacCTGTGATACTTGTGTGGACAATCAAAAACTGTGGACATTttgctggtccccacaaggaaaaagtaTATTTCTAGGGggggggttagggaaaataggattttgaatgggaatcaattgtgtgtccccacaatgTTAGTAAAACAAGATTGCTTGAGTGTGTGCgggcacatgtgtgtgtgtgtgtgtcttctggtTGACCTGTGTCTGCTCTCAGGTCATGCAGGGCCTGGTATGGGTTGTCTCCACTGTCATTCTCAAGTTCATGCTGTCAGCCATCTTTGGAGCCTCTGATGATGTAAGTCTTTGAAAATAGCCCTGAGCATTTGAAACAAGCTAGCTATATTGCCTTACATGTTCCTTTTCTGGAAGAATCTCTGCATTTTGAAACAGCCATCACTCAATAGTATGATAGTAATAAAAGTAAACAGGAATATGTATTTGAAATTGCAGCTATTTTTACTACAACTTTCTCTCTCCCAGGCTCACATCAGTAGCTTAATAAAGTCCAAGTTTACCAGCTACAAGGACTTTGACACCATGATGTATACCTGTGCTGCGGAGTTTGACTTCATGGAAATTGAGGTATGAAAGACACTTGGCCCTATTTGGCATAGCAACACAGCACTAGTGTTAGAAGGGATCCTTTCGTAGTATTTGGCAGTTCATTTTGTaaaggtaatgtgtgtgtgtgtggtgtgtcagaaataaatgtttttctccAGTCGATCTGACGTGTGTACCATTGCTCTTCTCAGACCCCACTGCGCTACATCAAGACACTGCTGCTCCCCATCAACATGCTGGTGGTTGCTGTCGTAGCAGGACGGGTAAGACTTCATTTGTGTGCCATACACAAGGCACTCCACACAATCCACTGTTAGTGAACAAGGCAGGCATCCTTTAAATGTAATTTCTCCCATTCTGCACTGGACTTGCCTGTTGAGCTCAATTTGTCATATTTGAGGCAGGCTTGAAGAAATGGCAAGAGAATTATGTTCCAAAATTATTCAAGAATCTCCTCGAGCATGTCCCAAATGTGTCAGTTTGATCTAATTGTGTGTCAAATGCAGAATCAATAAGACAAGTCcgggtctcccgagtggcgcagcggtctaaggcactgaagtgcttgaggcatcactacagatccgggtttgatccaggtctgtcgcagccggccgcaactgGGAGGCGCGTgaagcgacgcacaattggcccagcgtcgtccggcctggatgtccttgtcccatcgtgctctagtgactcctgtggcgggccagaagcctgcacactgacacggtctcCAGTTTTAccgtgtttcctctgacacattggcgttaagcaaagcagtgcggcttggcagggttgtgtttcggaggacgcatggctctcaaccttcgcctctccctagACTGTATGGGAGTTGCGGCGAtggaacaagactgtaactaccaattggatatcatgaaattggggagaaaagggggcaTTCTGTTTGATCGCTTTGCTAATAAAGAAATGTAGGGCTTCTTAATAGTGACACTGGTGAAAAGGGTTCATTATTTAATATTTGCTGTGAGTATGCTCACTGTTAGCATATAATAGAAGGCGGAGTCATCCTGGTCAACGTTATATCCCTTCTGAGGTTGGTATTTTTTATTTGTGACACTGTTTGTCTCTTCTCCTACTCTGTACAGACCATCCAGGATGTTGTGAGGTtcctgagggaaggagagaagtatTCTGCCAAACCTGAAGACGATGACGACGATGAAGAGTGAGTAtatttccctctgtcctctctgtaaaACTCACCCTCTTAACAGCACAAGTCAAAAGGTAAACTTGTGTGTATTTTGCCCATTCATTCTTATAAAGACCACACAACTTGACATTTTGACATCTCATAACTTTTTCAAATCTTTCACAGGCCAGAAATGTTGGCAAAAGGAGAGGTAAGCAAGCATCCTGATTTCCCTGAATGTTACTGCTGTATACACCAGAGTCTCTTCACGTTATATGATTCAAGCCTTCTGTTTTCTTAAATGCGGTAATGTTTATCTGCTTCAGCTACAATAATAATCATCATTGCCTGCATACAGAGGCAATCTTCACCTGCCAGATAAATTGCTAGCTTTATTATCAGTTCTAAccatttctttctctcgcttcctccatccatccttcccccaATCTTGTTCTCTCCCTGTGTCCTTCAACCCTCATTCTCTACCTgggctctccctctctgtcatggtgTCAGCTGGTGTACCATAGCCTACAGTTGATAGCGTTTGCAGTGCTAGCGATGCTCATCATGCGTCTCAAGCTCTTCCTCACGCCCCACATGTGCATCATGGCCTCCTTGATCTGCTCCAAACAGGTCAGTCCCTGACACGACGCAACGAGattaacacaccacaacacaattaGCACTGACACCACACATATACCGTTTTTTaaatttgaccttttatttaactaggcaagtcagttaagaacaaattcttattttcaatggcggcctaggaacagtgggttaactgccttgttcaggggcagaatgacagatttttaccttttcagctcggggattcgatcttgtaacctttcggttactagtccaacgcgataaccactaggctacatgccgcccCTGCATAACGTTACCAAAGATGGATCACAACACCACCAAAGACCTTCATCACAGACACACTACAgacctgtgttctctgtgatgctcatgtgttgtctgtctgtgtcagttgTTTGGCTGGATAGGGGAGAAGTTCAAGCTCCACATGATGGTGTTTGGCATCCTGTCCATCATGGCCATGCAGGGCGCGGCCAACCTGCAGGCCCAGTGGGGCATCATGGGAGAATTCAGCAACCTACCCCAGGAGCAGCTGCTGGACTGGATCAAAGACAACACCCGGCCCAGTGAGTGATGTCTTCATCCTACGTCTGAAACCAACCCCCTGGCaaacttgttttttaaaatcatGCTAAATGGCATCCTTCGTTATGGAATTGACTAATCTGACTAGGTTGGATTGGTGAAAGCAATTGGCTGGTAACCTCACTTTCAGGTATCCAGTCCCTCTCAGATCACCCATGCCTTTGTGGACTCTTCCCTTAGATGTgctgttttgttttgtgtgtggtgCAGACGCTGTGTTTGCTGGAGCCATGCCCACCATGGCCAGTGTGAAGCTGTCAGCCGGCCAGCCCATCGTCAATCACCCACACTACGAGGATGCTGGACTGAGGTGTGGACAGAACATTGATTCTACTGTACTAGCTATGTGCTAGTCTAACACCAATTGAGCGTTGTCTAAACATTATGGTCTGTTCCACTCAGGGAGAGGACCAAGCTGGTGTACGCCATGTACAGCCGCAAGTCTGCCGAGGTGGTGAAGAGGAACCTGATGCAGATGGAGGTGGACTACTTTGTCCTGGAGGACTCGTGGTGCACCCGGCGCTCCAGGTAACCCTGGGTGGCCTTCCCGTCAGTAATCCACTGCTGTTTACACTGTCATATGTTCTTGTGACATTGTCAACAAGTCATTCCAGTCAGTACAGGGTACTTTTCCAACTCACTCTGAATGACTCTGAATTGAACTGAACCCAATTCTGCTGCCAAGTGACCTTTTGAACAATCTGTTTCGCGGTCAGTTAATCACAATGTTTTTGTTTAGTATGTTTCTTTGCTGAAATATTTTATCTTTCTCTGCCCCTCACTTTCCCCCTCTTCTCTGTGCTCTCCCCAGGCCTGGCTGCAGTATGCCTGAGATCTGGGATGTGGAGGACCCTCAGAACGCTGGGAAAGTCCCCCTCTGTACGCTCATGTCCAGGGACTCCAGGCCCCACTTTGCCACTGTCTTTCACAACAACGTTTACAAAGTTCTAAGAGTTCCCAAAGCAGCTAAAGAGCTCAGATAACAGCAGGGTCGGCCTGTTTTTGGTGCTACCTTCTAGTATTTCCACCGACCTGGTGCGTGTTTTTATATAGTTCCTTTTCCTGTTGGTCTGTCTCCCTTTGGAGTTACCACTGCCACAGCTGCGTTTTACGTCTCCCTGTTTTGAGGCTCTGTTAGAGCAGTGGACTGACGTGATGGGCTAGATAAGAGTCCCCACTCGTGTTGTATAAGCATTTTATTTTATGCGAGCTTATACTAAAGTTGTTCTTAATGACTGAATTAGTTTTATTTTAGTGTGTATTAGTACATTTTGGATGTCAGGCATATTTAGGTTTTGTACTTTTGTGCCCTTTTTTTGCGTATTAAGAATTGTCATTTATTTAGACtgtgttatttttttattcactggtgtgtgtgtaataatttTGTTATTTGCCAAAGCAAAGTGTAGTTAGTATAACTACTAGTGTTACAGCTGCAAGTGTCAGGTTAATGTAGCACACCTGAAAAGTCCTTTTTTAAGAGAAGCAGAATATGATAATCTGCAAAAAGATTTTTCCCAACAACCCATTGCAACTTGTAGCAGTGCATTATTTTAAGCATTAGCGTAATGACCTACCACCAAATATCAGTGGTTTAGGACCCTGTATTGACACACAGAAAACACCTAGGCATCTTTTGGAGTTGTTAGTCATGCCAATTTAGCGTCATTGCTTTGTACTCCACCACACAGGAAGTTGCGTCATGAATTTGTAGCATTTTTTGCACCTCAAAAAGTGGCCTTTGCACATGTCACGAGAGCAACATATTAGAATTCAACAATGTATTATCACCCAACATTTTCAATTTTTTTGCTTGCGGTTACTTCCCCATTTAATTTTAAGGACATAGCTGTGAAAGACTACACCACTCTGTGGACTCTACTTTACACTCGATAGCACTGGTGTGCGCTACCCACTTAAAACCACTGTCCCCTTTTGTTCATGCAGCTGTGAAAGTCCCTTTGCCACTCTGAGGTCAAGGGTCAAACAGGAGAGTACTCCACTTAACCGGAGTGTCCTTCTCATTATCCCCGTCACTCACTCTGCCTTTTACCAGTGTGGCATTGAAGTTACTTAAAACAACCCCAGTGTAATCATTCCAGTGTAAAATCTACAGTATTGTTGGGTACAAATCATCTCACCAATACAGGTGAGGCTTTTTAGCAATAAGCATAGTTAGTTACTCAAAGACTGTTTAAGGTTTATACATTTTATACAACATTCATCAATTGTAATAGTATCAAGCGGCGGTTTCAATTAAATGCAAGGTGGAAGCTAGAAGTTTATTTCAATGTATTCTACTATTTCTGTAACCGTTCATGAATAGCACAGCAGGTGCTGATGGTGTTTTATGCTAAGTTTATTTTTGGTTATGTCCCAGATATACAGTAAGGTACTGAAGTGATCTTGAAAGCAAAGTGCCCATTTTTAGTGGTGGGGCGGTGACCCCCCAACCTGAAATATCTCAAATTTGAGTGACAGACCTTGCTTTGTCAAATGCTTGTCTATTTAATCTGtattttgaaaataaaatgttCATCAGCGTCTTTCTCTTATTTTTAACAGTGAAACTAATGAGTTAAAGTTTGTGCTGGTTGATCATTTGAGAGAATTTGATATTTCATTCATTAAATGGTTTCTGGATTCACAGTAATAAGCCTTTATTACTAGAATACACAATTGAATACAAATGTGACTGTTAGAGGTGGCCGTCGCACTATAAAACCAAAGAAAAACATTTGAGGTTCCACTGGGTATGACAAGAAATAGTGAGTGACTTTCAGAAATATCTCGACATAAGTGTTCAAACCCTTGAGTCAATATTTTGTggcagcacctttggcagcgattacaacagTCAGTCTTTCTCGGTAAGTCTTTAAGACCGAGATCATCAATTATATTCACCTGCGGGATGATTTTTACTTGAGCGGATGTTCAgggacataattacaaatcatttgtgaactgtaaattgactgcaagaagtaCAAAcatattttattaaaacattttaaaaccatGCTTTCATTTGTATATGGTCACAAATCTCTCTGgatgtgggaatactttggaacagaatTCCAAAactaaaatcacttggagctgatttgctggtgtttttacagtattttatgtccacaattttttaaataatatatacagcaccaatcaaaagtttggacacacctactcattcaaggatttttcttattttgtttttactattttctacattgtagaataatagtgaaaacatcaacactatgaaataacacttatgaaGTCatgtaaccaacaaagtgtttaacaaatcaaaatatattttatatttgagattcttcagccaccctttgccttgatgacagctctgcacacccttggcattctctcaaccagcttcatgaggtaatgacctagaatgcatttcaattaacaggtgtgccttgttaaaagttaatttgcggaatttctttccttcttaatgcgtttgagccaatcagttggggtggtatacagaaggtggccctattttgtaaaagaccaagtccatattatggcaagaacatctcaaataagcaaagagaaatgacagtccatcattactttaagacatgaaggtcagtcaatgtggaacattcaagtgcagtcgcaaataccatcaagcactatgatgaaactggctctcatgaggaccgccacaggaaaggaagacccagagttacctctgccgcagaggataagttcattacagttaactgcacctcagatttcatcccaaataagtgcttcacagagttcaagtagcagacacatctcaacaactTTCAGgtgagactgcatgaatcaggccttcatggtcgaattgctgcaaagaaaccactactaaaggacaccaataagaagaagagacttgcttgggccaagaaacatgagcagtgGAAATCttgtcatttggtctgatgagttcaaatttgatatttttggaaccaactgctgtgtctttgtgagaccccgagtaggtgaacggatgatctccgcatgcttggttcccaccgtgaaccatagaggaggtgtgatggtgagggggttttgttggtgacactgactgggatttatttagaattcatgtttttttgtgactgcacttgaagaaactttcaatgttcttgaaattttccggattgactgaccttcgtttctctttgcttatttgagttgttcttg of the Oncorhynchus clarkii lewisi isolate Uvic-CL-2024 chromosome 3, UVic_Ocla_1.0, whole genome shotgun sequence genome contains:
- the LOC139392152 gene encoding protein C-mannosyl-transferase DPY19L1-like, which gives rise to MVVKTRKQNVKDQPPQPNVDDRDRSPFVSPGTGKSRRAGKGTPFNSLLHNRNGLFPGFSFIRSKLGLTPSSFVKLGITLVLAALAGYLHWYHLSRLFENDRHFSHLSGLEKEMAFRTEMGLYYSYFKTIIEAPTFINGLYLVMNDRLTEYPLVINTLKRFNLYPEVVLASWYRIYTDIMEFFGLPTKMCWSINRGEGMAPVDGCEGMGDPAYFYVTFVFLLNGLMMSLFFIYGTYLSGSRLGGMVTVLCFFFNHGESTRVMWTPPLRESFSYPFLVLQMLLLTHILRTRNPSRKTMWALGISNLCFMLPWQFAQFVLLTQVASLFASYILGYISPTKIQSLLVTHMITLAVCFVLMFGNSMLLTSFYASSLVSIWGIIALRDKFAEAFKPGLITWVMQGLVWVVSTVILKFMLSAIFGASDDAHISSLIKSKFTSYKDFDTMMYTCAAEFDFMEIETPLRYIKTLLLPINMLVVAVVAGRTIQDVVRFLREGEKYSAKPEDDDDDEEPEMLAKGELVYHSLQLIAFAVLAMLIMRLKLFLTPHMCIMASLICSKQLFGWIGEKFKLHMMVFGILSIMAMQGAANLQAQWGIMGEFSNLPQEQLLDWIKDNTRPNAVFAGAMPTMASVKLSAGQPIVNHPHYEDAGLRERTKLVYAMYSRKSAEVVKRNLMQMEVDYFVLEDSWCTRRSRPGCSMPEIWDVEDPQNAGKVPLCTLMSRDSRPHFATVFHNNVYKVLRVPKAAKELR